One genomic region from Deltaproteobacteria bacterium encodes:
- the rpsQ gene encoding 30S ribosomal protein S17, producing MKERGNRKKLVGVVLSNSMDKTAVVRVSRLKKHKTYKKYIRGQKKFMAHDPQNLCQVGDKVRLVETRPLSKRKRWKVTEILERVAINGGAENSDSGA from the coding sequence ATGAAAGAAAGGGGCAATAGAAAAAAGCTGGTCGGAGTCGTTCTGAGCAACAGCATGGACAAAACGGCGGTGGTCCGGGTAAGCAGGCTGAAAAAGCACAAGACCTATAAAAAGTACATTCGCGGGCAGAAAAAATTCATGGCTCATGACCCTCAAAATTTGTGCCAGGTAGGTGACAAGGTCAGACTTGTCGAAACAAGGCCCTTGAGCAAAAGAAAAAGATGGAAGGTGACCGAGATACTGGAACGAGTTGCAATAAACGGCGGTGCCGAAAATAGTGACAGTGGAGCTTGA
- the rpmC gene encoding 50S ribosomal protein L29, whose translation MKAKELRDLSIDELKQKERELSQELFNLKFQKATGQLGNTAMLPKTRKDLARVKTILREIEISGGRDEKRAE comes from the coding sequence ATGAAGGCCAAAGAACTTCGCGATCTGAGTATCGATGAATTGAAACAGAAAGAAAGGGAGTTGAGCCAGGAATTGTTCAACCTGAAATTCCAAAAAGCCACCGGACAACTCGGGAACACCGCGATGCTGCCCAAGACAAGAAAAGATCTGGCTCGGGTAAAGACCATACTGAGGGAAATAGAAATTTCCGGTGGACGTGATGAGAAGAGGGCGGAATGA